From Carettochelys insculpta isolate YL-2023 chromosome 8, ASM3395843v1, whole genome shotgun sequence, a single genomic window includes:
- the BCS1L gene encoding mitochondrial chaperone BCS1, translating to MPFSDFVLALKDNPYFGAGFGLVGVGTALALARKGAQFGVVAFRRHYMITLEVPSKDKSYQWLLSWISHYAKHTQHLSVETSYLQHESGRISTKFDFIPSPGNHFIWYQRKWIRIERNREKQMIDLHTGTPWESVTFTALGTNREIFFNILQEARELALRQQEGKTVMYTAMGAEWRPFGFPRRRRPLASVVLEKGVAEKITQDVKEFIENPKWYSERGIPYRRGYLLYGPPGCGKSSFITALAGDLEYGICLLSLSDRSLSDDRLNHLLSVAPQQSIILLEDVDAAFVSRDLAAENPAAYQGMGRLTFSGLLNALDGVASTEARIVFMTTNHADRLDAALVRPGRVDLKQYVGHCSHWQLSRMFQRFYPDQPAAAGERFAVQALRVSQQISAAQVQGHFMLYKADPAGAIEHVQAITQ from the exons ATGCCCTTTTCGGACTTTGTCTTGGCGCTGAAGGACAATCCCTACTTCGGGGCTGGGTttggcctggtgggggtgggaacggccctggccctggcccggaAGGGGGCCCAGTTTGGGGTGGTGGCTTTTCGCCGACACTACATGATCACCTTGGAGGTGCCCAGCAAGGACAAGAGCTACCAGTGGCTGCTGAGCTGGATTTCCCACTATGCCAAGCACACGCAGCACCTGAGCGTGGAGACCTCCTATCTGCAGCACGAGAGTGGGCGCATCAGCACCAAGTTCGACTTTATCCCCAGCCCAGGGAACCACTTCATCTG gtaCCAGAGGAAGTGGATTCGCATCGAGAGGAACCGAGAGAAACAAATGATTGACCTGCACACGGGGACCCCCTGGGAGTCGGTGACGTTCACAGCCCTGGGCACCAACCGGGAGATCTTCTTCAACATCCTGCAGGAAG CCAGGGAACTGGCTCTGAGGCAACAGGAGGGGAAGACGGTCATGTACACAGCCATGGGAGCCGAATGGCGGCCGTTTGGGTTCCCACGTCGCCGCCGCCCGCTTGCCTCGGTGGTGCTGGAGAAGGGGGTCGCGGAGAAGATCACGCAGGACGTGAAAGAGTTCATCGAGAACCCCAAGTGGTACAGCGAGCGAG GGATCCCCTACAGGAGAGGGTACCTGCTTTATGGGCCCCCgggctgtgggaagagcagcTTCAT cacagccctggccgGGGACCTGGAGTACGGCATCTGCCTGCTGAGCCTGAGTGACCGCAGCCTCTCCGACGACCGCCTCAACCACCTCCTCAGCGTGGCGCCACAGCAGAGCATCATCCTCCTGGAGGATGTGGACGCGGCTTTCGTGAGCCGGGACCTGGCTGCAGAGA ACCCAGCAGCCTACCAGGGCATGGGACGGCTGACCTTCAGCGGCCTCCTCAACGCGCTGGACGGCGTCGCCTCCACGGAGGCCCGGATAGTCTTCATGACCACCAACCACGCTGACAG GTTGGACGCGGCCCTGGTGCGCCCCGGCCGGGTGGATCTGAAGCAGTACGTGGGCCACTGCTCCCACTGGCAGCTCTCCCGCATGTTCCAGCGCTTCTACCCCGACCAGCCGGCGGCAGCAGGAGAACGGTTTGCAGTGCAGGCCCTGCGCGTCTCCCAGCAGATCAGCGCCGCCCAGGTGCAGGGCCACTTCATGCTGTACAAAGCAGACCCAGCTGGAGCCATCGAACACGTGCAGGCCATTACCCAGTGA